A window from Leptospira meyeri encodes these proteins:
- a CDS encoding DUF1761 domain-containing protein: MLQILLNLNWIGIGFAFLIYFFLGYIWFTILFTKPYRISLGKENETQGPPAPIFIIGPAICTLFNLVTTAILFSVLQINQTADALLWGTFVGIGYLSANTFNIAINPNIPRPILYGVISSVYHLVGINVAAMILVQNF, from the coding sequence ATGTTACAAATTTTATTAAATTTGAATTGGATCGGGATAGGATTTGCATTCCTTATTTATTTTTTTCTAGGTTATATTTGGTTTACAATACTGTTTACAAAACCATATAGAATTTCTCTCGGAAAAGAAAACGAAACACAAGGCCCACCTGCGCCAATATTTATCATTGGACCAGCAATTTGTACTCTATTCAATTTAGTCACGACAGCCATTTTGTTTTCTGTTTTGCAAATCAACCAAACGGCCGATGCGCTCCTTTGGGGAACTTTTGTTGGGATAGGATATCTATCTGCCAATACCTTTAATATTGCGATCAATCCAAACATTCCGAGGCCCATTCTATATGGTGTCATTTCGAGTGTTTATCACCTTGTGGGAATCAATGTTGCTGCTATGATTTTGGTTCAAAATTTCTGA
- a CDS encoding glycogen/starch synthase — protein MKILHASAEYFPYIKMGGLADMLASLTKEQAKSEEVYVALPLIGKLGKPPQFTGKEFPALLPKDGHTDSLVVSVLKASRFLEAEERGVKLYFFESELFQPLDSIYGHAEEHFRFAMFSYACYALSQILNVDVFHAHDWHTALSLALQKDSVKQVPSVFTIHNLAYQGDHPYWMTGFLKEEPFCLITSPFEHNDKCNYMKAGILSAGKITTVSPGYREETMAEPNGFGLSYCLRQRASDYTGILNGIDSDEWNPDKDKRIFKTYSLKDWKVGKLKNKEGLYKEIGRPFLPTDVPLIGLIGRLTYQKGFPSFLQAFLERRHLPHRYVVLGSGDPDTEKAFFHLSDTLPDFFYFYKGYNESLAHKIEAASDFFLMPSLFEPCGLNQMYSHVYGTIPIVSRVGGLRDTVDESNFLPYKTGIVFEPNDASSLGYALERASDLYLSSDREILVKNMMNLDWSWEKRKLEYDFVYKKAIEMKL, from the coding sequence ATGAAGATTCTCCACGCATCTGCAGAATATTTTCCTTACATCAAGATGGGTGGGCTTGCCGACATGCTTGCTTCCCTCACCAAAGAACAGGCGAAGTCGGAAGAAGTTTATGTCGCATTACCTCTCATTGGCAAATTGGGAAAGCCACCCCAATTTACCGGAAAAGAGTTCCCAGCCCTTCTTCCAAAGGATGGGCATACAGACTCCTTGGTAGTTTCGGTTCTAAAAGCCTCTCGGTTTTTAGAAGCAGAAGAAAGAGGAGTGAAGTTATATTTTTTTGAATCAGAATTATTCCAACCGTTAGACTCCATTTATGGTCATGCTGAAGAACACTTTCGATTTGCTATGTTCTCTTACGCTTGTTATGCCTTAAGTCAAATTCTAAATGTGGATGTTTTCCATGCCCACGATTGGCATACAGCACTCTCACTTGCCTTACAAAAGGATTCCGTAAAACAAGTTCCAAGTGTTTTTACCATCCATAACTTGGCTTACCAAGGAGATCATCCCTATTGGATGACGGGTTTTTTAAAAGAGGAACCATTTTGTCTGATCACAAGTCCTTTTGAACACAATGATAAATGTAATTATATGAAGGCCGGAATTTTATCCGCAGGAAAAATCACTACAGTGAGTCCTGGATATAGAGAAGAAACAATGGCGGAACCAAATGGATTTGGCCTCAGTTATTGTTTGAGACAAAGAGCAAGCGACTATACAGGAATTTTGAATGGAATTGATTCGGATGAATGGAATCCAGATAAAGACAAAAGAATTTTCAAAACATATTCATTAAAAGATTGGAAAGTCGGGAAATTAAAAAACAAAGAAGGGTTATATAAAGAAATAGGAAGGCCTTTTCTTCCAACAGATGTACCTTTGATTGGACTGATAGGAAGACTTACATATCAAAAAGGATTTCCTAGCTTTTTACAAGCATTCTTAGAAAGGCGTCACCTTCCACATCGTTATGTGGTTCTTGGCTCGGGAGATCCAGATACAGAAAAAGCTTTTTTTCATTTATCTGATACATTGCCCGATTTTTTTTATTTTTACAAAGGTTATAATGAAAGTTTGGCTCACAAAATTGAGGCTGCTAGTGACTTTTTTCTAATGCCGTCCCTTTTTGAACCATGTGGTCTGAATCAAATGTACAGCCATGTTTATGGAACCATTCCGATTGTTTCCAGAGTCGGTGGATTACGGGATACTGTGGACGAATCCAATTTTTTGCCTTACAAAACAGGGATTGTCTTTGAACCGAATGACGCTAGTTCGTTGGGATATGCTTTAGAAAGAGCCAGTGACCTTTATCTTTCTTCCGATAGAGAAATCTTAGTGAAAAACATGATGAACTTAGATTGGAGTTGGGAAAAAAGAAAATTAGAATACGATTTTGTTTATAAAAAAGCTATAGAAATGAAGTTATAA
- a CDS encoding DUF1993 domain-containing protein, translated as MNESIFYEISVQSFKKGLGNLIKILEKAEIHSETKKFPFENLLNSRLFPDQFQLTKQIQIACDTAKLCVARITGKEAPVHEDSEKNLNELKLRIQSVIQYLETYREEDFKSVKEIKVSQPRWEGKYLTGFEYLTQHAIPNFYFHITTAYAILRHNGIEIGKKDYLGEMPFKK; from the coding sequence ATGAATGAATCCATTTTTTATGAAATCTCCGTCCAATCTTTTAAAAAAGGACTAGGGAATTTAATCAAAATTTTAGAAAAGGCAGAAATCCATTCTGAAACCAAGAAGTTCCCTTTTGAGAATTTGTTGAACTCACGACTCTTTCCTGATCAATTCCAGTTAACCAAACAAATCCAAATCGCTTGCGACACTGCCAAACTTTGTGTCGCTCGTATCACAGGGAAAGAAGCTCCTGTTCATGAAGATTCAGAAAAAAACCTAAATGAACTCAAACTAAGAATCCAATCTGTGATCCAATACTTGGAAACTTATAGAGAAGAAGATTTTAAATCAGTAAAAGAAATAAAAGTTTCGCAACCAAGGTGGGAGGGAAAATATTTAACAGGGTTTGAATACCTCACGCAACATGCGATTCCTAATTTTTACTTTCATATAACAACTGCTTATGCAATTCTACGACACAACGGAATTGAAATTGGCAAAAAAGATTATTTGGGTGAAATGCCGTTTAAAAAGTAA
- the pckA gene encoding phosphoenolpyruvate carboxykinase (ATP), producing the protein MSVSTNLRGLAELGLKPSEVFHNLSYEEIYQHELNNKEGVTSDNGTMMVDTGILTGRSPKDKYFVDEPSSTNNIWWGPVNTKVSEAIFNELYAEVTKFLDNKKLYVFDGHAGTNNDTRISLRVVTERAWQHHFCTNMFLRPTKEELEKLNPEFTIINASGYKNTKYKEHGLNSDVFVIFHLAKKICIIGGTEYGGEMKKGIFSVMNYYLPLKNVLTMHCSANVGKDGDSALFFGLSGTGKTTLSTDPHRKLIGDDEHGWDDNGIFNIEGGCYAKTINLDPKTEPEIYAAIRRDALLENVVFDAGTKKVDYSSAAKTENTRVSYPIFHIDNIQPGSKAGHPNTVIFLTYDAYGVLPAVSKLSIEQAMYHFLSGYTAKVAGTERGVKEPQATFSACFGQAFMTLHPTYYAKLLGEKMKKHKVNAYLINTGLVGGKYGVGKRMNLPATRQIINEILNGNIEKSEFEKHPVFQVSFPKTIEGVDAHILNPRNAWENKEEYDKTATDLAKQFIENYKKYLTGSKEFDYSQYGPVA; encoded by the coding sequence ATGTCAGTATCTACTAATCTGCGCGGCCTTGCTGAATTAGGCCTTAAACCATCCGAAGTCTTCCATAACTTATCTTACGAAGAAATTTACCAGCACGAATTGAACAACAAAGAAGGCGTAACTTCCGATAACGGAACAATGATGGTAGATACCGGAATTCTTACGGGTCGCTCTCCAAAGGACAAGTACTTTGTCGATGAACCTTCTTCTACCAACAACATTTGGTGGGGTCCGGTCAACACAAAGGTTTCTGAAGCCATTTTCAATGAACTTTACGCAGAAGTAACCAAATTCCTCGATAACAAAAAACTTTATGTTTTTGATGGCCATGCAGGAACCAACAACGACACACGTATCTCTCTCCGTGTGGTTACGGAAAGAGCTTGGCAACACCATTTTTGCACAAACATGTTCCTTCGCCCAACGAAAGAAGAACTCGAAAAACTAAATCCAGAATTTACCATCATCAACGCATCTGGTTACAAAAACACAAAATACAAAGAACACGGCCTTAACTCCGATGTATTTGTAATCTTCCACTTAGCAAAAAAAATCTGTATCATTGGTGGAACCGAATACGGTGGGGAAATGAAAAAAGGGATTTTCTCTGTCATGAACTACTACTTACCGCTTAAAAACGTGCTTACTATGCATTGTTCTGCTAACGTTGGTAAGGATGGAGACAGTGCTCTTTTCTTTGGTCTTTCTGGAACAGGAAAAACAACTCTTTCCACAGACCCACACCGCAAACTCATCGGTGATGACGAACACGGTTGGGATGACAATGGAATCTTCAACATTGAAGGTGGATGTTACGCAAAAACCATCAATCTAGATCCAAAAACAGAACCAGAAATTTATGCAGCCATTCGTCGTGATGCTCTCCTTGAAAACGTAGTTTTTGATGCGGGAACTAAAAAAGTAGATTACTCTTCTGCTGCGAAAACAGAAAACACACGAGTCTCTTACCCAATCTTCCACATCGATAACATCCAACCAGGATCCAAAGCAGGTCACCCAAACACTGTGATCTTCCTTACTTACGATGCTTACGGTGTTCTTCCTGCGGTTTCTAAACTTTCTATCGAACAAGCGATGTATCACTTCCTTTCTGGTTACACAGCTAAGGTTGCGGGAACTGAGCGCGGTGTGAAAGAACCACAAGCAACTTTCTCTGCTTGTTTTGGTCAGGCGTTTATGACTCTCCACCCAACATACTATGCAAAGTTACTTGGTGAAAAAATGAAAAAACACAAAGTAAATGCATACCTAATCAATACAGGTCTTGTTGGTGGAAAGTATGGAGTGGGAAAACGTATGAACCTTCCTGCAACTCGCCAAATCATCAATGAAATCCTTAACGGAAACATTGAAAAATCCGAGTTCGAAAAACACCCAGTATTCCAAGTATCTTTCCCAAAAACAATCGAAGGTGTGGATGCACATATCCTCAACCCACGTAACGCTTGGGAAAACAAAGAAGAATACGACAAAACAGCTACTGACCTTGCAAAACAATTCATTGAGAACTACAAGAAATACCTTACTGGTTCCAAAGAATTTGACTACAGCCAGTATGGCCCTGTAGCGTAA